One Helianthus annuus cultivar XRQ/B chromosome 12, HanXRQr2.0-SUNRISE, whole genome shotgun sequence genomic region harbors:
- the LOC110895326 gene encoding polyol transporter 5: MADRKSEENGVSVKSKELITDFDPPKPPKRNKYAFACAMLASMTSVLLGYDIGVMSGAQKYIERDLDCTDTQIEILIGILDLYSLVGSAAAGRTSDWIGRRYTIVLAGTIFFVGAILMGFATNYAFLMVGRFVAGIGVGYALMIAPVYTAEVSPASARGFLTSFPEVFINVGILLGYVSNYAFSKLPLHLGWRFMLGVGAIPSIFLALGVLGMPESPRWLVMQGRLGDAKKVLDKTSDSLEESKLRLAGIKEAAGIPEDFNDDVVQVSKRSHGEGIWKELLIHPTPTVRHILLAAVGIHFFQQASGIDAVVLYSVRIFEKAGIVKDTPQLLATIAVGFVKTMFILVATFFLDKIGRRPLLLASIGGMIASLMTLGFALTIIDHSDHKITWAIALCFIGILSYVAFFSIGMGPITWVYSSEIFPLRLRAQGCSMGVAMNRVVSGIIGMTFISLYKAISIGGAFFVFTGFAAVGFLFFYTLYPETRGKNLEEVEKVFGTFFRWRSRQAELDRQKEAAAAEK; encoded by the exons ATGGCCGACCGGAAATCCGAAGAAAATGGTGTTTCGGTTAAGTCCAAAGAACTCATCACCGACTTTGATCCACCAAAACCACCAAAGAGGAACAAGTACGCTTTCGCTTGTGCCATGTTGGCTTCCATGACTTCGGTCTTGCTCGGTTATG ATATTGGTGTGATGAGTGGGGCGCAAAAATACATAGAAAGAGATCTTGATTGTACTGACACTCAAATAGAGATTCTGATCGGCATTCTAGACCTCTACTCGTTGGTCGGCTCAGCCGCCGCCGGCAGAACTTCCGATTGGATTGGCCGTCGCTACACCATCGTCTTGGCCGGAACTATTTTCTTTGTCGGAGCAATCTTGATGGGGTTTGCTACTAACTACGCGTTTCTCATGGTTGGTCGGTTCGTAGCCGGTATCGGTGTCGGATACGCCCTTATGATAGCGCCAGTGTACACCGCCGAGGTTTCGCCGGCGTCGGCACGTGGGTTCCTCACCTCCTTCCCGGAGGTCTTCATTAACGTTG GAATATTGCTTGGGTACGTGTCGAATTACGCCTTCTCAAAGCTTCCGCTTCACTTGGGTTGGCGATTCATGCTAGGAGTGGGAGCGATCCCATCGATATTCCTAGCGTTGGGCGTCCTTGGCATGCCCGAGTCACCACGGTGGCTCGTCATGCAAGGACGACTAGGTGATGCTAAAAAAGTTCTTGATAAAACCTCAGATAGCTTAGAAGAATCTAAGCTTCGGTTGGCTGGAATCAAGGAAGCTGCTGGCATCCCTGAAGACTTTAACGATGATGTTGTCCAAGTGTCAAAGCGCAGCCACGGTGAAGGCATATGGAAGGAGTTGTTGATCCACCCGACACCAACTGTCCGCCACATCTTACTTGCGGCTGTCGGTATCCATTTTTTCCAACAAGCGAGTGGTATAGATGCGGTCGTGTTATACAGTGTGAGAATCTTTGAGAAGGCGGGGATCGTTAAGGACACCCCGCAACTACTTGCAACCATAGCCGTTGGGTTCGTCAAAACAATGTTTATTCTAGTGGCCACGTTCTTCCTCGACAAAATCGGACGTCGTCCACTTTTATTAGCTAGTATAGGCGGCATGATCGCATCGTTAATGACATTAGGGTTCGCGTTGACCATCATAGATCACTCGGATCACAAGATCACATGGGCTATAGCTCTCTGCTTTATCGGGATCTTATCCTATGTGGCGTTTTTTTCAATCGGAATGGGACCAATCACTTGGGTCTATAGCTCGGAGATATTTCCGTTAAGGCTTCGAGCCCAAGGGTGTAGCATGGGGGTGGCAATGAACAGAGTGGTGAGTGGTATAATCGGAATGACATTTATATCATTGTACAAGGCGATTAGCATCGGCGGGGCTTTTTTTGTATTCACGGGTTTCGCAGCGGTAGGGTTCCTCTTCTTTTATACCCTATATCCTGAAACAAGAGGAAAAAACCTTGAGGAAGTAGAAAAGGTGTTTGGGACCTTTTTTAGGTGGAGATCAAGGCAAGCAGAACTGGATAGGCAAAaagaagctgctgctgctgagaagtaa